A window of Haliscomenobacter hydrossis DSM 1100 contains these coding sequences:
- a CDS encoding CoxG family protein, translating to MTLSGTYTVNAPAQTIWDMMMDPEVLARITPAITKLEKIDDENFKAIAEVKIGPVGGAFSGNLKMVDKIQPESFKLIIQQNSKIGNAAAEVSMNLKALSEAQTEVSFTGDVKLSGMLNTMGGRVITPVANMLSKQFFEALEKEVNG from the coding sequence ATGACACTAAGTGGCACTTATACCGTAAATGCACCTGCCCAAACGATTTGGGACATGATGATGGATCCAGAAGTATTGGCACGGATCACGCCCGCCATCACCAAACTGGAAAAAATTGATGATGAAAACTTCAAAGCCATTGCCGAAGTGAAAATTGGCCCGGTGGGTGGCGCTTTTTCGGGCAACCTGAAAATGGTGGATAAAATTCAACCAGAGTCCTTCAAACTGATCATTCAACAAAACAGCAAAATTGGCAATGCCGCTGCGGAAGTCAGCATGAACCTGAAAGCGCTTTCCGAGGCCCAAACCGAAGTGAGCTTTACCGGAGATGTAAAACTCTCGGGCATGTTGAACACCATGGGTGGCCGGGTGATTACGCCAGTGGCGAATATGTTGTCGAAGCAGTTTTTTGAGGCATTGGAGAAGGAGGTGAATGGGTAA
- a CDS encoding vWA domain-containing protein: MEIDKPTFTSALIGFAQFARSKGLNVGVEETFSALRAVDLGVFENKAVFYYALKAIFCCNKDDLPLFDRIFGIYWETKDDDTRRQSRQKIINPQHLPKQQSVLTVWGFGDGQQQEEDSKTVTGGNATVRLRKTDFSKVADMDAGILEDIAEKLWREMSKRLKRRMKRRQTKATIDLRRTIRAGLQHGGEAIELRYRGKKPKKMRLVILLDVSGSMDKYSFFLLRFVWALQSYFEQVESFVFSTHLRCITQVLKTKGLEKTLQLLTPQADNWSSGTKIGECLRDFNEHFAPKILTRSSLVIVLSDGLDTGEKGIVATEIQKIRRRTRRLIWLNPLKGMQDYEPSARGMSEALPHVDYFRSAHNLESILELEDLLCRI, from the coding sequence ATGGAAATTGATAAGCCTACTTTTACCAGCGCCCTCATCGGTTTTGCCCAATTCGCAAGAAGTAAAGGGCTGAATGTAGGCGTGGAAGAAACGTTCAGCGCTTTACGGGCAGTAGATCTGGGTGTTTTTGAAAATAAAGCAGTTTTTTACTACGCACTCAAAGCGATTTTTTGTTGCAACAAAGATGACCTACCATTATTTGACCGGATTTTTGGCATTTATTGGGAAACCAAAGATGACGATACCCGCAGACAATCCCGGCAAAAAATCATCAACCCGCAGCATTTGCCCAAACAGCAGAGCGTGCTCACGGTATGGGGATTTGGCGATGGCCAGCAACAAGAAGAAGACAGCAAAACGGTAACCGGAGGCAACGCCACCGTGCGCCTGCGCAAAACCGATTTTTCCAAAGTCGCCGACATGGACGCAGGGATTTTAGAAGACATTGCCGAAAAACTTTGGCGCGAAATGAGCAAGAGGTTGAAACGGCGCATGAAACGCCGCCAAACCAAAGCAACCATCGACTTGCGCCGGACCATTCGCGCCGGATTGCAACACGGTGGCGAAGCCATAGAACTGCGTTACCGGGGCAAAAAGCCCAAAAAGATGCGTCTGGTCATCCTGCTCGATGTCAGCGGCTCGATGGACAAGTACAGTTTTTTCCTGTTGCGCTTTGTCTGGGCTTTACAATCTTACTTTGAGCAGGTTGAATCTTTTGTCTTCAGTACACACCTGCGTTGCATTACCCAAGTGCTGAAAACCAAGGGCTTGGAAAAAACGTTACAACTATTGACGCCCCAGGCCGACAATTGGTCGAGTGGAACCAAAATCGGGGAATGCCTGCGGGATTTTAACGAACATTTTGCACCCAAAATCCTCACCCGCTCCTCCCTGGTAATCGTGCTGAGCGACGGACTGGATACCGGTGAAAAAGGGATTGTAGCGACGGAGATCCAAAAAATCCGGCGTAGAACGCGGCGCTTGATTTGGCTCAATCCACTCAAAGGCATGCAGGATTACGAACCCAGCGCCCGGGGCATGAGCGAGGCTTTGCCTCATGTGGACTATTTTCGCTCAGCCCATAACCTGGAGAGTATCCTGGAATTGGAAGATTTGTTGTGCAGAATTTAA
- a CDS encoding formylglycine-generating enzyme family protein — protein MTSTITITRRPITLPSGFSFHLVEVAGGSFMMGNDDEDAYGDEKIIHEVKVPGFWMAEHPTTQALWLDLMGGENPSYFQGARRPVERVSWYDAAAFCNALNALFGYQAKYFVDKKCSQALDIERARSVEYPDSIAIYVASSHFGFRLPSEAEWEYAASAPLSDRASAPLRQWRYAGSNTLDEVGWYDQNSHGQTQPVGLKMPNELGLYDLSGNVWEWCEDQWHGSYEGAPLDGSPWVDQESGAYRVLRGGSWFINARYCRPSYRFNHPPAYRLNAFGFRVVLFPPPGSWPGI, from the coding sequence ATGACCAGCACCATCACCATCACCCGCCGTCCCATCACCCTCCCTTCCGGTTTTAGCTTTCACCTCGTGGAGGTAGCCGGAGGCAGCTTCATGATGGGCAATGACGACGAAGACGCCTATGGTGATGAAAAAATCATCCACGAGGTAAAGGTACCCGGCTTTTGGATGGCGGAACACCCGACGACGCAGGCCTTGTGGTTGGACCTGATGGGTGGCGAAAATCCTTCCTATTTTCAGGGTGCCCGCCGCCCGGTTGAACGGGTGAGTTGGTACGATGCGGCGGCCTTTTGTAATGCCTTGAATGCATTGTTTGGGTACCAGGCAAAGTATTTTGTGGATAAAAAATGTAGCCAGGCGCTGGATATCGAACGCGCCCGCTCCGTTGAATACCCCGATAGCATTGCCATTTATGTCGCTTCTAGCCATTTTGGGTTTCGTTTGCCTAGTGAGGCGGAGTGGGAATATGCCGCTTCGGCTCCGCTCAGCGACCGCGCTTCGGCTCCGCTCAGGCAGTGGCGCTATGCAGGCAGCAATACATTGGATGAAGTAGGCTGGTATGACCAAAACAGTCACGGCCAGACTCAGCCCGTGGGACTAAAAATGCCCAATGAATTGGGACTTTACGACCTGAGTGGCAATGTGTGGGAGTGGTGTGAAGACCAATGGCATGGCAGTTATGAGGGTGCTCCGTTAGATGGTTCGCCCTGGGTGGATCAGGAATCGGGTGCTTATCGGGTGCTTCGCGGCGGTAGCTGGTTCATCAATGCGCGGTACTGCCGCCCCTCGTATCGGTTCAACCATCCACCAGCTTACCGCCTCAACGCTTTCGGTTTTCGGGTGGTGTTGTTTCCCCCTCCAGGCAGCTGGCCTGGCATCTAA
- a CDS encoding Crp/Fnr family transcriptional regulator: MSQELSQFLLAIFPLPRNVLEEVLGAFQYWEYPKNHYLLKQGRPCSYLYFLKKGAVRYIFTDDNGKENNVWFTFENDVVTDATSFVQQQPAFESIQLLEESELYGIHYDDLSNLLQQHHAFALWYIKLVEQFYIVQIEERIFDLQFLSARERYEKLLQYFPTITNRVSLGHIASYLNITQETLSRIRAGKM; the protein is encoded by the coding sequence ATGAGCCAAGAATTAAGTCAGTTTTTACTTGCCATTTTTCCTTTACCCCGCAACGTGTTGGAAGAAGTTTTGGGCGCATTTCAATATTGGGAATACCCCAAAAACCATTACCTGCTCAAACAAGGAAGACCTTGTTCGTATTTGTATTTTTTGAAAAAAGGGGCGGTTCGCTACATTTTCACCGATGACAATGGCAAGGAAAACAACGTATGGTTTACCTTCGAGAACGATGTAGTGACGGATGCGACGAGTTTTGTCCAACAACAACCCGCTTTTGAGAGCATTCAACTCCTGGAAGAAAGTGAGCTGTATGGCATTCATTACGATGACTTGTCTAATTTACTGCAGCAACATCATGCGTTTGCGCTCTGGTACATCAAATTGGTTGAGCAATTTTATATTGTACAAATTGAAGAGCGAATCTTTGACCTGCAGTTTCTATCCGCCCGCGAGCGCTATGAAAAGTTATTGCAATACTTTCCCACCATTACCAATCGGGTCAGTTTGGGCCATATCGCTTCTTATCTCAACATTACCCAGGAAACTTTAAGTCGGATAAGGGCTGGCAAGATGTGA
- a CDS encoding AAA family ATPase yields the protein METTIKDITELMSGFDRLGYVIEEELATVVFLLLKLRKPILVEGNPGIGKTELANMLARLLDTQLIRLQCYEGLDVNAAVYEWNYQKQLLGIKIQEHSELNEAEKEKNIFSEDYLLKRPLLQSITAKDKAPVLLIDEIDRTDEEFEAFLLELLSEFQITIPELGTIKAQHVPYVILTSNRTRELSDALKRRCLYHWVDYPSMEKELAIVYKRFPEIEHKLATQIVHFIQGLRQKKLQKTPGVSETLDWALSLMTLGYHTLDERAVARTYGCILKSTDDIRMLQEEGIEALIIG from the coding sequence ATGGAAACAACCATTAAAGACATCACGGAGCTTATGTCCGGTTTCGACCGTCTGGGCTACGTCATTGAAGAAGAGCTGGCTACTGTGGTGTTTCTTTTGCTCAAATTGCGGAAGCCCATTCTCGTAGAAGGCAATCCCGGCATCGGCAAAACCGAACTGGCCAACATGCTGGCGCGTTTGTTGGACACCCAACTCATTCGCCTGCAATGTTACGAGGGTCTCGATGTCAATGCCGCAGTGTACGAATGGAACTACCAAAAGCAATTATTGGGCATCAAAATCCAGGAACACAGCGAACTGAACGAAGCGGAGAAAGAGAAGAACATCTTCAGCGAAGACTATCTGCTGAAGCGCCCTCTCCTGCAATCCATTACCGCCAAAGACAAAGCGCCGGTGCTGCTGATCGACGAAATCGACCGTACCGATGAGGAGTTCGAAGCCTTTTTGCTGGAGTTGTTGTCGGAGTTTCAGATTACGATCCCGGAGTTAGGAACCATCAAGGCACAGCATGTGCCCTACGTGATCCTCACTTCCAACCGCACCCGCGAATTGAGTGATGCCCTCAAACGCCGTTGTTTGTACCACTGGGTGGATTATCCTTCGATGGAAAAAGAACTGGCCATTGTGTACAAACGTTTCCCGGAGATTGAGCACAAATTGGCGACGCAAATCGTCCATTTTATTCAAGGGCTGCGCCAAAAGAAATTGCAAAAAACGCCGGGTGTGTCCGAGACGCTGGATTGGGCGTTGAGCCTGATGACACTGGGTTATCATACGCTGGATGAGCGGGCAGTTGCCCGTACGTACGGGTGTATTCTGAAATCTACGGATGACATTCGGATGTTGCAGGAAGAAGGAATTGAAGCCTTGATAATTGGCTAA
- a CDS encoding sterol desaturase family protein — translation MSISLFSQYFFQAFTEIVWYYVIFAIPFFLVFWVIWKKYWQPKRIQVVQRATSHHFKHDLAFSFSSFVVFAIMDVLLLHLEHKGYTQLYFKVDQYGWPWIFISLALVLFVDDAFFYWTHRAMHHPRLYKFFHKVHHESTDPSPLTAFAFHPSEAVIENAMNVVLPFILPLHFGVIIFWQIFSMLNNVMGHLGYELYPAGWTKIPFLRYKTASVHHNMHHQLFHGNYALYFTWWDKWMGTEFQDYEARYEQIFTRKTKPSAAVSPTMTSSFNRVKVTAKVLEQTYVFEVDDQQSILQSALDQQIPLPYSCKSGRCGTCKMKCTEGTVIMKKNAILSTAELEAGYVLTCQSFPQTDKISLEK, via the coding sequence ATGAGCATTTCCCTATTTTCACAGTATTTCTTTCAGGCTTTTACTGAAATCGTGTGGTACTACGTCATTTTTGCTATTCCCTTTTTTCTGGTTTTTTGGGTCATCTGGAAAAAATATTGGCAACCCAAACGCATTCAGGTAGTACAACGGGCTACCTCGCATCATTTCAAACACGATTTGGCTTTTTCCTTCAGTAGTTTTGTTGTTTTTGCCATCATGGACGTACTCTTGCTTCACCTGGAACACAAGGGATATACCCAATTGTATTTCAAAGTAGACCAGTACGGCTGGCCCTGGATTTTCATTAGCCTGGCCCTGGTGTTGTTTGTGGATGATGCGTTTTTTTACTGGACGCATCGGGCCATGCACCACCCCCGGCTATATAAATTTTTTCACAAAGTTCACCACGAAAGCACCGATCCGTCTCCATTGACTGCTTTTGCGTTTCATCCCTCGGAGGCGGTCATTGAAAATGCAATGAATGTTGTACTTCCCTTCATTTTGCCGCTCCATTTTGGGGTAATCATTTTTTGGCAAATTTTTTCCATGCTCAACAATGTGATGGGGCATTTGGGCTACGAGTTGTACCCGGCAGGCTGGACCAAAATCCCATTCCTCCGCTACAAAACGGCCTCCGTGCACCACAACATGCATCATCAACTGTTTCATGGCAACTATGCCCTTTATTTTACCTGGTGGGACAAGTGGATGGGCACCGAATTCCAGGATTACGAAGCGCGGTATGAACAGATTTTTACCCGAAAAACAAAACCCTCCGCTGCTGTTTCCCCAACAATGACCAGTTCATTTAACCGGGTAAAAGTCACTGCCAAGGTGTTGGAACAAACGTATGTTTTTGAGGTGGATGATCAGCAAAGCATTTTGCAAAGTGCCCTCGATCAACAGATTCCGCTCCCTTATTCCTGTAAAAGCGGGCGGTGTGGTACCTGTAAAATGAAATGCACGGAAGGGACAGTAATCATGAAAAAGAATGCCATTCTTTCCACCGCGGAACTGGAGGCAGGATATGTGCTTACTTGTCAGTCTTTTCCCCAAACGGATAAAATTTCTCTCGAAAAATGA
- a CDS encoding Uma2 family endonuclease, protein MSIQIQRHLFTIADYHKMGAAGILPERGIELINGEIIKMSPIGSKHAAKVDKLGRLLNEQLSKALIVRSQNPFIANDLSEPEPDIALLKYRDDFYENELPHGTDIHLIIEVADTTFAYDTKVKLPLYASSGIPEYWVIDLNKKQVHVYWDALENSYQLSKVYRSGELIKAQGIELELEVAQVI, encoded by the coding sequence ATGTCCATCCAAATCCAGCGGCACTTATTCACCATCGCGGACTACCACAAAATGGGAGCGGCGGGTATTTTGCCGGAACGAGGAATAGAATTGATCAACGGAGAAATCATCAAAATGAGCCCCATTGGAAGTAAACATGCCGCCAAAGTAGATAAATTGGGTCGGCTATTGAATGAACAATTGAGTAAAGCATTGATCGTTCGCTCCCAAAACCCCTTTATCGCCAATGACCTCTCCGAACCCGAACCAGACATCGCTTTGTTGAAATACCGCGACGACTTTTACGAAAATGAACTGCCACACGGCACCGATATCCACCTGATCATTGAAGTAGCCGATACCACCTTTGCTTATGATACCAAAGTGAAATTGCCCTTGTATGCCAGCAGTGGCATCCCCGAGTATTGGGTGATTGATTTGAACAAAAAACAGGTGCATGTGTATTGGGATGCATTGGAAAACTCCTATCAACTAAGCAAAGTATACCGCAGCGGAGAATTAATTAAAGCGCAGGGAATTGAGCTGGAACTGGAAGTGGCGCAGGTGATATAA
- a CDS encoding DUF6544 family protein yields MLRLFLLFMLLVHGLIHVLGFVKAFRLGAVAQLSKDISKPLGLFWLLAAALFVLAIVFILLKKEWWPMGIVAVVLSQILIFSSWQDARFGSIANVVILLAAILAWGSWRFEKSYQTDVTVALERSNARPDELLTENDIQDLPAPVQQYLRYAGVLNKPKVKNMRIVFAGQMRDKGKDWFPFRSEQYNCFDEPTRLFFMKGKMYGMTVPGYHAYKNGVATMQIKVYGLFPVVNIKGDVLSKAETVTVFNDMCLMAPASLIDKSIQWEAIDSTSAKAVFTSNGISISAILYFNPEGQLINFTSDDRSALDMQQYRFSTPVYGYKDFHGYKLMEQGDAVWHYPEGEFVYGKFFLQEIEYNVSGLKK; encoded by the coding sequence ATGTTACGTTTATTTCTTCTATTCATGCTGCTCGTACATGGTTTGATCCATGTACTTGGTTTTGTAAAGGCATTTCGCCTGGGAGCCGTTGCCCAACTGAGCAAAGACATTTCCAAACCGCTGGGATTGTTCTGGTTGTTGGCAGCGGCTTTATTTGTGCTGGCGATTGTCTTCATCCTGCTGAAAAAAGAATGGTGGCCAATGGGCATAGTTGCGGTGGTTTTGTCCCAAATCCTCATTTTCAGCAGTTGGCAAGATGCCCGTTTTGGCAGTATCGCCAATGTGGTGATTTTGCTTGCCGCTATCCTGGCCTGGGGTTCCTGGCGATTTGAGAAGTCATATCAAACCGATGTTACAGTAGCGCTCGAACGCAGCAACGCTCGGCCAGATGAGCTATTGACCGAAAACGATATCCAAGACCTGCCCGCTCCGGTGCAACAATATTTGCGCTACGCGGGGGTACTCAACAAACCGAAGGTCAAAAACATGCGCATCGTTTTTGCAGGCCAAATGCGCGACAAAGGCAAAGATTGGTTTCCGTTCCGCAGCGAGCAATACAACTGCTTTGACGAACCTACCCGTTTGTTTTTTATGAAAGGAAAAATGTACGGAATGACCGTACCGGGATACCATGCCTACAAAAATGGCGTGGCAACCATGCAGATCAAAGTGTATGGACTGTTTCCCGTTGTAAACATCAAAGGTGATGTATTAAGCAAAGCCGAGACCGTGACCGTTTTCAATGACATGTGCCTAATGGCTCCAGCCAGTTTGATCGATAAAAGCATCCAATGGGAAGCCATCGACAGCACTTCGGCCAAAGCCGTTTTTACCAGCAATGGCATCAGCATCAGTGCAATCCTTTACTTCAATCCCGAGGGTCAACTGATCAATTTTACTTCCGATGACCGTTCAGCTTTGGACATGCAGCAGTATCGTTTTTCCACGCCAGTATATGGCTACAAAGACTTCCACGGCTACAAGCTCATGGAACAAGGGGATGCAGTGTGGCATTATCCGGAAGGGGAGTTTGTTTATGGAAAGTTTTTCTTGCAGGAAATTGAGTACAATGTGTCTGGATTAAAAAAGTAA
- a CDS encoding XdhC family protein: MSNEIYEMASDLILQGEPFATVTVVRNEAPSSGKTGDKAIVNKTGVLKGWVGGGCVYSIVLKEVTEALDDGKPRLVRVSPTPSNEPSRGVKEYKMTCYSGGEVDLYIEPVMPKPHLVIIGKSIIGRALMKAAKAIDFRLTVINEESNQEVFPEADHHQTAFNLEGISFNKHTFIVVATQGDNDERGLQTALGVKCRYVGFIASRKKRDGVFANLLNLGLSQAQLDEVHAPAGIDINGKTPQEVAISILAEIIQEYRSKEVAFESFSVPIAASGQQRSDLQSGRPQIITNPVCGMPISLGMAKYIIEQNGEPIYFCCDGCKTKFDAEPEKYLMKVEKV, encoded by the coding sequence ATGAGCAACGAAATTTATGAAATGGCTTCTGACCTGATCCTGCAAGGTGAACCCTTTGCCACCGTAACCGTGGTGCGCAATGAGGCACCCAGTTCAGGCAAAACCGGAGACAAAGCCATCGTCAATAAAACCGGCGTATTAAAAGGTTGGGTAGGTGGGGGCTGTGTGTATTCCATCGTACTCAAAGAAGTCACCGAAGCCCTGGACGACGGCAAACCCCGTCTCGTACGGGTGAGCCCTACTCCAAGTAACGAGCCCAGCCGGGGGGTCAAAGAATACAAAATGACCTGTTACAGCGGGGGAGAGGTAGACTTGTACATCGAACCCGTGATGCCCAAACCCCATTTGGTCATCATCGGTAAATCGATCATTGGACGGGCCCTGATGAAGGCGGCCAAAGCCATCGATTTTCGCCTGACGGTGATCAATGAAGAATCCAATCAGGAGGTGTTCCCCGAGGCAGACCACCATCAGACTGCATTCAACCTGGAGGGCATCAGCTTCAACAAACACACCTTCATTGTGGTGGCCACCCAGGGCGACAACGATGAACGAGGATTGCAGACCGCATTGGGGGTGAAATGCCGCTATGTGGGTTTCATTGCCAGTCGCAAAAAACGGGATGGGGTGTTTGCCAATCTGCTCAATCTGGGCCTTAGCCAGGCACAACTGGACGAAGTACACGCCCCTGCTGGAATCGACATCAATGGCAAAACCCCGCAAGAGGTCGCCATCAGCATCCTGGCCGAGATCATTCAGGAATACCGGAGCAAAGAGGTCGCCTTCGAATCCTTTTCGGTGCCCATTGCGGCAAGTGGACAGCAGCGCAGCGACCTTCAATCCGGAAGACCTCAAATCATCACCAACCCCGTTTGTGGCATGCCCATCTCACTGGGCATGGCCAAATACATTATTGAACAAAATGGCGAGCCCATTTATTTTTGTTGCGATGGCTGCAAAACTAAATTTGATGCCGAGCCAGAAAAATACTTAATGAAGGTTGAGAAGGTTTAG
- a CDS encoding aerobic carbon-monoxide dehydrogenase large subunit, with product MFCNTSKEIGGLGHGLKRKEDARFIQGKGHYVDDIKLPGMLYMDIVRSPYAYAKILNIDASKALEIPGVLAVITGRDLEKYNLHWMPTLMSDTQMVLPTDTVMYYAQEVCAVIATERYIAADGVAAVEVEYEPMKPIVDAHKALDPGMPILRPDKGKTDNHIWHWEAGDREATDKLFANAEVVVKEQVYIPRIHVASIETCGCVADFDPIEAHLTMYMTTQAPHAIRTVIALVAGHVGLSEEKVRVIASDIGGGFGGKVPVYPGYVIAIAASVLIGKPVKWIEDRMENLQADSFARDYDMTCELAATKDGKIQGLRIKTLADHGYTDAAANPSKYPAGMFSICTGSYDYGVAFTEMDAVYTNKPPGGVAYRCSFRVTEAVHAIERMVDRLALEIGKDSAQLRMENFIKKEQFPYHSPLGWEYDSGDYGPALQKAMDIIGYDELRKEQAEKRKNGELMGIGICSFTEVVGAGPSKDFDILGIKMFDSAEIRVHPTGKAIARFGTKSQGQGHETTYAQIIAQELGIPAEHIHIEEGDTDTAPYGLGTYASRSTPTAGAAAAVAARKLRDKARKIAAYLLEVSEEDLEWEVGKFFVKGAPEKSKTIQELVFAAYTNHPQGMEAGFEATHYYDPPNLTFPFGSYICVVDIDKETGSIKIRRFVAIDDCGTIINPMIVEGQIHGGLTQGLAPAMFEELIYDEDGNMLNGSFMDYLVPTSVESPKWETGHTITPCPHHPIGAKGVGESPTVGAPPAIANAIIDALSHLGVTHIDIPITPLKVWNILVEKGVIEAVEAV from the coding sequence ATGTTTTGCAATACATCCAAAGAAATTGGTGGTTTGGGTCACGGCCTCAAACGTAAGGAGGATGCCCGCTTCATCCAGGGCAAAGGCCATTACGTGGACGACATCAAACTGCCCGGCATGTTGTACATGGACATTGTACGCAGTCCATATGCTTACGCCAAAATTCTCAACATCGATGCCTCCAAAGCCCTGGAAATCCCGGGCGTATTGGCGGTCATCACCGGGCGCGATCTGGAGAAGTACAACCTTCACTGGATGCCCACCTTGATGTCGGATACCCAAATGGTGCTCCCAACTGATACGGTAATGTACTATGCCCAAGAGGTCTGTGCGGTCATCGCCACCGAACGCTACATCGCTGCCGACGGGGTAGCCGCAGTAGAGGTGGAATATGAGCCGATGAAGCCCATCGTTGACGCCCACAAAGCCCTTGATCCGGGGATGCCCATCCTGCGCCCAGACAAAGGAAAAACCGACAACCACATTTGGCACTGGGAAGCAGGCGACCGCGAGGCCACCGACAAACTTTTCGCGAACGCGGAAGTAGTGGTCAAAGAGCAGGTCTACATCCCGCGCATTCACGTGGCCTCGATTGAAACTTGTGGTTGTGTCGCCGATTTCGACCCGATTGAAGCACATCTCACCATGTACATGACCACCCAGGCACCGCACGCCATCCGCACGGTGATTGCCCTGGTAGCTGGACACGTGGGTCTTTCTGAAGAAAAAGTTCGGGTCATCGCCTCTGATATTGGCGGAGGTTTTGGGGGCAAAGTTCCGGTGTATCCCGGCTACGTGATTGCCATTGCTGCCTCGGTATTGATTGGCAAACCCGTGAAGTGGATCGAAGACCGTATGGAAAACCTCCAGGCGGATTCCTTTGCCCGTGACTACGACATGACCTGCGAATTGGCCGCCACCAAAGACGGCAAAATCCAGGGCTTGCGCATCAAAACCCTGGCTGACCATGGGTATACCGATGCCGCTGCCAACCCGTCCAAATACCCTGCGGGGATGTTTTCCATCTGTACGGGTTCCTATGATTATGGTGTCGCCTTTACGGAAATGGATGCGGTGTACACCAACAAACCACCCGGCGGCGTGGCCTACCGTTGCTCTTTCCGGGTAACCGAAGCCGTACACGCCATCGAACGGATGGTGGATCGTCTGGCTTTGGAAATTGGAAAGGACTCTGCCCAATTGCGCATGGAAAACTTCATCAAAAAGGAGCAATTTCCTTACCACTCGCCACTGGGTTGGGAATACGACAGTGGTGATTATGGACCTGCCCTACAAAAAGCCATGGACATCATTGGTTACGATGAGTTGCGCAAAGAACAAGCCGAAAAGCGCAAAAATGGAGAATTGATGGGGATTGGCATCTGTAGCTTTACGGAAGTGGTAGGAGCCGGGCCGTCCAAAGACTTCGATATCCTGGGCATCAAAATGTTTGACTCTGCCGAGATTCGGGTCCACCCCACCGGCAAAGCCATCGCACGTTTTGGCACCAAATCGCAGGGACAAGGCCACGAAACGACCTACGCCCAAATCATCGCCCAAGAATTGGGCATCCCCGCCGAACACATTCATATCGAAGAAGGGGATACCGATACAGCACCCTACGGCCTGGGTACTTACGCCAGCCGCAGTACACCTACTGCTGGTGCAGCCGCCGCAGTAGCTGCGCGTAAACTTCGGGACAAGGCCCGCAAAATTGCCGCCTATCTGCTCGAAGTAAGTGAAGAAGACCTCGAGTGGGAAGTGGGCAAATTCTTTGTAAAAGGGGCGCCCGAAAAGTCCAAAACGATTCAAGAACTCGTTTTTGCGGCGTATACCAATCACCCACAGGGGATGGAAGCGGGCTTTGAAGCCACCCACTATTACGATCCGCCCAACCTGACTTTCCCATTCGGTTCGTACATCTGCGTGGTGGACATCGATAAAGAAACCGGAAGCATCAAGATTCGTCGCTTTGTGGCCATCGACGATTGTGGTACCATCATCAACCCGATGATTGTAGAAGGCCAAATCCATGGTGGTTTGACCCAGGGCCTGGCCCCGGCCATGTTCGAAGAGTTGATCTACGACGAAGACGGCAACATGCTCAATGGTTCATTTATGGACTACCTGGTTCCTACATCAGTAGAATCTCCAAAATGGGAAACGGGGCATACCATCACCCCTTGTCCGCACCACCCGATTGGGGCCAAAGGGGTAGGGGAGTCACCTACAGTGGGTGCACCACCGGCCATTGCGAATGCCATCATTGATGCCTTGTCACACCTGGGGGTTACCCACATCGATATTCCAATTACGCCGCTGAAGGTTTGGAATATTTTGGTGGAAAAAGGAGTGATTGAAGCTGTAGAAGCGGTTTGA
- a CDS encoding (2Fe-2S)-binding protein, producing MANITVHINGVAQTLDVEPRLLLVHLIRENLSLTGTHIGCDTSSCGACTVLMDGRSVKSCTVYAVQANGKEIMTIEGLAQGGLHPLQEGFKEEHGLQCGFCTPGMIMRCVDLLERNPNPTEDEIRWGISGNLCRCTGYNNIVKAVEYAAKKMQGAEVPAAETVA from the coding sequence ATGGCAAATATTACTGTTCATATCAATGGTGTAGCACAAACGCTGGATGTAGAACCTCGTCTGCTGCTGGTACACCTCATTCGCGAAAACCTCAGCCTGACTGGAACCCACATCGGTTGTGATACCTCCAGTTGTGGCGCTTGTACCGTACTCATGGATGGGCGATCAGTCAAATCCTGTACCGTTTATGCAGTGCAGGCCAATGGCAAAGAAATCATGACCATCGAAGGCCTGGCTCAGGGCGGTCTGCATCCTTTACAAGAAGGTTTTAAAGAAGAACATGGGTTACAGTGTGGTTTTTGTACCCCCGGCATGATCATGCGCTGCGTCGATTTGCTGGAACGCAATCCCAACCCTACGGAAGATGAAATCCGCTGGGGCATTTCGGGCAACCTTTGCCGCTGTACAGGATACAACAACATCGTAAAAGCCGTAGAATACGCGGCCAAAAAAATGCAAGGGGCTGAAGTGCCTGCTGCGGAAACAGTGGCTTAA